One Tamlana carrageenivorans genomic region harbors:
- a CDS encoding tagaturonate reductase encodes MKKLNRENVGLEKKHPIKIVQFGEGNFLRAFIGYAFQELNKAADFNAGIAVVQPIDRGLVKMLNDQDGLYTLFMKGIKKGKDIQEIELIDNIVKGVDPYANYNEYVSLAKEESLEFIISNTTEAGIAYVESDTAEMQPPSSFPAKLTVLLHERFKYFNGDSNKGLTIIPCELINHNSETLKEIILKYITDWNLGEDFKTWILKHNGFHSTLVDRIVPGYPKDDIEAYNAQLNYSDNLIVAAEVFLLWVIEGGEDLKAKLPFDKTDLDVKIVGDMQPYRTRKVRILNGAHTAMVPFSILYGNKTVKQSVDNAFTGPFIQTAVFDEIIDTLEMDKDELNSFADEIFDRFRNPFIVHNLSSIALNTVSKFKVRVLPSLLGYVALHKKVPTNLTFAFASLIRFYKGTFNGETLPVQDSEDIVANFAKIWESNDYNQVAKAVLSNTEYWGEDLTKIEQLTDAVALALEEIDANGIEAGFANYSKKF; translated from the coding sequence ATGAAAAAATTAAATAGAGAAAATGTAGGATTGGAAAAAAAACATCCAATTAAAATAGTTCAATTTGGAGAAGGTAATTTTTTAAGAGCCTTCATTGGATATGCTTTTCAAGAACTTAATAAGGCAGCCGATTTTAATGCTGGTATTGCTGTTGTTCAACCAATTGATAGAGGTTTAGTAAAAATGCTAAACGATCAAGATGGTTTATATACCCTTTTTATGAAGGGGATTAAAAAAGGAAAAGACATCCAAGAGATTGAATTAATTGATAATATCGTAAAAGGTGTTGACCCTTATGCTAATTATAACGAATATGTCAGTTTAGCAAAAGAAGAATCTCTAGAGTTTATAATTTCAAACACTACTGAGGCAGGAATTGCTTATGTTGAAAGTGACACTGCTGAAATGCAACCACCTAGCTCATTTCCAGCGAAATTAACTGTGCTTTTACACGAGCGTTTTAAATATTTTAATGGTGATTCTAATAAAGGACTTACCATCATTCCTTGCGAACTCATTAATCATAACTCTGAAACTTTAAAAGAAATAATATTAAAGTATATTACTGATTGGAACCTTGGAGAGGATTTTAAAACTTGGATTTTAAAGCACAATGGTTTTCATAGTACTTTGGTGGATAGAATTGTTCCAGGTTATCCAAAAGATGACATTGAGGCTTATAATGCACAATTAAATTACTCAGATAATTTAATTGTAGCAGCCGAAGTTTTTCTATTATGGGTAATTGAAGGAGGAGAAGATTTGAAAGCTAAATTGCCATTTGATAAAACCGATTTAGATGTTAAGATTGTAGGTGATATGCAACCTTATAGAACTAGAAAAGTTCGTATTCTAAATGGAGCACATACCGCTATGGTGCCATTTTCTATCCTTTACGGAAATAAAACAGTAAAACAATCGGTTGATAATGCCTTTACAGGGCCATTTATTCAAACAGCCGTTTTCGATGAAATCATTGATACTTTAGAAATGGATAAAGACGAGTTAAATAGTTTTGCTGATGAAATTTTCGACCGTTTCAGAAACCCATTTATCGTACATAACTTATCTAGTATCGCATTAAATACCGTTTCTAAATTTAAAGTTCGTGTTTTACCGAGTTTATTAGGGTATGTTGCGCTTCATAAAAAAGTTCCAACTAACTTAACTTTTGCTTTCGCGTCGTTAATTCGTTTTTATAAAGGCACCTTTAATGGAGAAACTTTACCTGTTCAAGATAGCGAAGATATCGTTGCTAATTTTGCCAAAATTTGGGAATCCAACGATTACAATCAAGTCGCTAAAGCAGTATTAAGTAATACGGAGTATTGGGGAGAGGATTTAACTAAAATTGAACAATTAACCGATGCAGTTGCCTTGGCTTTAGAGGAAATTGATGCAAACGGTATTGAGGCAGGATTTGCTAATTACAGCAAGAAATTTTAA
- a CDS encoding SusC/RagA family TonB-linked outer membrane protein translates to MKSKSLLLKCAKHFGALIVFLFLNTLYAQQGTTVTGVITDSETNTPLPGVNVIEKGTRNGTSTDFDGNFTLTVSSSNAHLELSYIGYKTLDVAVAGKSSITVALEPDAQSLNEVVVVGYGSVKKKDLTGSVGTVGPEALTERNITDPLEALQGNIAGVQIASSTGRLGDGYDISIRGQNTFNPNAQPLFVVDGVPTDGIDFLNPQDIARIDVLKDASSTAIYGSRGSNGVVIVTTKNGSTAKAGLHVSFDSFFGIKEAARIPDFMNGEEWFTYHKTAYAGGNWNRTPDEVLNAAAAESSNSLLRERAANGFNFDWVDAVLKTGVQQNNYVNISGRSESGLGYNIGIGAQNETGNIENESLDKYTFKAGIDHRLNNKFTLGVNLTFANTVENLGSNDAMESAFRFSPLMSPYDHRDGSLIQRPGKVRTTADDAWLLNKTSTVNPLVDIANVDNERTRWNGIASAFLQYNVNDWLSFKTSYSGNYQNLTHNSFFGALSIEGGRRNNMSSAQSYKEEVYAYTWDNQFNIDYSFNEDHNVKLLGLQTMYANKVTRSFQRGDDFPFESTSYNNIASADGAVYLFDPTGTFDGLPYEKNTLLSYALRLNYDYKGKYLLTLSNRWDGSSLLGNDRKWDSFPSAALAWRMIDEDFMANQSTVSDFKIRVGYGFTGNNVIDTYSTQRLLNERVFYDYNGATTTGWLDQLANSELGWEKTREYNIGLDFGFFNNRITGSVDYYDKLSDDLLLRQRLPVESGYEDIVNNIASVSNKGIEVLLNTVNVQTSNVRWETTFTFTKNNNNVESISDGVNRLFLDSDEVIQVGKPLNSYYNYKFNGIIQENEAGKFGQAEGEAQVLDVNNDGVINPDDDRMILGNSDPDWSGSFFTKLSVGNFDISASVIASEGQFVYSPFHANFLNTRDRGRNKLNIKTYIPQNAGGLPVQPSNDYPLARGEGDYWNSNGVGYYKDVSFVKVKNISLGYNFNDNIIDRLKMKNLRVYANVLNPFVFSDFDGLDPEWAGSSFQRGGVSSITYQLGLSVKF, encoded by the coding sequence ATGAAGAGTAAATCTTTATTGCTGAAATGTGCTAAGCATTTCGGGGCATTAATTGTGTTTTTATTTTTAAACACCCTATACGCCCAACAAGGAACTACAGTGACTGGAGTCATAACCGATTCCGAAACTAATACACCGCTTCCTGGTGTAAATGTTATTGAAAAAGGTACTAGAAATGGTACCTCTACAGATTTTGATGGAAATTTTACACTTACCGTATCTTCTTCAAATGCACATCTAGAACTTTCTTATATAGGATATAAGACTCTCGACGTTGCCGTTGCGGGAAAATCAAGTATCACGGTGGCCCTAGAACCAGATGCACAATCGCTAAACGAGGTTGTTGTTGTTGGTTATGGTAGTGTTAAAAAGAAAGATTTAACCGGGTCAGTTGGTACGGTTGGACCTGAAGCTTTAACCGAAAGGAATATAACAGATCCTCTGGAGGCGCTTCAAGGTAATATTGCTGGTGTTCAAATTGCTTCATCAACCGGACGTCTAGGAGATGGTTACGATATTAGCATTAGAGGTCAAAACACCTTTAATCCAAATGCGCAACCCTTGTTTGTTGTCGATGGTGTTCCAACAGATGGTATCGACTTCTTAAACCCACAGGATATTGCTAGAATTGATGTTTTAAAAGACGCATCATCTACCGCTATTTATGGTTCTAGAGGTTCTAACGGTGTTGTAATTGTTACAACAAAAAATGGATCGACTGCGAAGGCAGGCTTACATGTATCGTTTGATAGTTTTTTTGGAATTAAGGAGGCTGCAAGAATTCCTGATTTCATGAATGGAGAAGAATGGTTCACATACCATAAAACGGCTTATGCTGGTGGTAATTGGAATCGTACTCCAGATGAGGTTTTAAATGCAGCAGCTGCAGAGAGTAGTAATTCATTACTTAGAGAACGCGCTGCAAATGGTTTTAATTTCGATTGGGTTGATGCTGTTTTAAAAACTGGTGTTCAACAAAATAATTATGTGAATATTTCTGGTAGATCAGAAAGTGGCTTAGGCTATAATATTGGTATTGGTGCCCAAAATGAAACTGGTAATATTGAAAATGAATCGCTAGATAAGTATACTTTTAAAGCAGGTATAGACCATAGGTTAAACAATAAGTTTACCCTTGGTGTTAATTTAACTTTTGCTAATACGGTTGAAAACTTAGGTAGTAATGATGCTATGGAAAGTGCTTTTAGATTTAGCCCATTAATGAGTCCTTATGACCACCGTGATGGAAGTTTAATACAAAGACCAGGTAAGGTTCGAACCACAGCAGATGATGCTTGGTTACTGAATAAAACAAGTACGGTTAATCCACTGGTAGATATTGCTAATGTAGACAACGAAAGAACAAGATGGAACGGTATTGCAAGTGCATTTTTACAATACAATGTAAATGATTGGCTTTCTTTTAAAACATCTTATTCTGGAAACTACCAAAACCTAACTCATAATAGCTTCTTTGGCGCTTTATCTATTGAAGGAGGAAGAAGAAACAATATGTCATCGGCACAATCTTATAAAGAAGAGGTTTATGCTTACACATGGGATAACCAATTTAATATAGATTATAGTTTTAACGAAGACCATAATGTTAAACTTTTAGGGTTGCAAACCATGTATGCTAATAAAGTGACAAGATCTTTTCAACGTGGTGATGATTTTCCTTTTGAATCAACATCTTATAACAACATTGCATCTGCCGATGGAGCCGTTTATCTTTTTGATCCTACTGGTACTTTTGACGGATTACCATACGAGAAAAATACACTTTTGTCGTATGCACTACGTTTAAATTATGATTACAAAGGAAAGTATTTGCTTACCCTATCCAATAGATGGGATGGTTCATCACTTTTAGGAAATGATAGAAAATGGGATTCTTTTCCTTCAGCAGCTTTAGCTTGGAGAATGATTGATGAAGATTTTATGGCCAACCAGTCTACGGTCTCCGACTTTAAAATAAGAGTAGGTTATGGATTTACTGGAAACAACGTAATTGATACCTATAGTACACAGCGTTTATTAAATGAAAGAGTTTTTTACGATTATAATGGCGCTACAACAACTGGCTGGTTAGATCAATTGGCTAATTCTGAATTAGGGTGGGAAAAAACAAGAGAATATAATATAGGTTTAGATTTTGGCTTTTTTAATAATAGAATTACTGGTAGTGTAGATTACTATGACAAACTATCAGATGATTTATTATTAAGACAACGATTACCTGTGGAATCTGGATACGAAGATATTGTTAATAACATCGCATCGGTAAGCAATAAAGGGATTGAAGTACTTTTAAATACAGTTAACGTTCAAACGTCTAATGTGCGATGGGAGACCACATTCACGTTTACTAAAAATAATAACAATGTAGAATCTATTTCTGATGGTGTTAACAGATTATTTTTAGATTCGGATGAAGTGATTCAAGTAGGTAAGCCTTTAAATTCATATTACAATTATAAATTTAATGGTATTATTCAAGAAAACGAAGCTGGTAAGTTTGGACAAGCCGAAGGTGAAGCTCAAGTGTTAGACGTTAATAATGATGGCGTTATTAATCCTGATGATGATAGAATGATATTAGGAAATAGCGATCCAGATTGGTCTGGTAGTTTCTTTACTAAATTATCGGTTGGTAATTTCGATATTTCTGCATCTGTTATTGCTAGCGAAGGACAGTTTGTTTACAGCCCATTTCATGCCAATTTTCTAAATACAAGAGATAGAGGTAGAAATAAATTAAACATTAAAACTTACATTCCTCAAAATGCTGGAGGATTACCAGTGCAGCCTTCTAATGATTACCCATTAGCTAGAGGTGAAGGTGATTATTGGAATTCAAATGGCGTGGGCTACTATAAAGATGTTTCTTTTGTAAAAGTTAAAAATATATCTCTAGGGTATAATTTTAACGATAATATTATAGATAGACTTAAGATGAAAAATCTAAGAGTTTATGCTAATGTTTTAAACCCTTTTGTATTCAGTGATTTTGATGGATTAGATCCAGAATGGGCAGGATCATCATTTCAAAGAGGTGGTGTTTCTTCTATAACTTATCAATTAGGTTTAAGTGTTAAATTTTAA
- the kduI gene encoding 5-dehydro-4-deoxy-D-glucuronate isomerase — protein sequence MKNYDMRYASSPEAVKKYDTQQLRDEFLIQNLFSQDDIKWVYTHYDRFMITGVEPVEKAVTLETIDPLKASFFLERREMGIINIGGAGTVTVDGTVYEIDNKEALYLGQGNKSVIFKSNSADAPAKFYINSTPAHKAYPNKKIGKDDVEVIELGAPDTANARTLRKYIVNSVVDVCQLQMGMTSLKTGSVWNTMPSHVHDRRMEVYFYFEVPEDQAVCHFMGQPQETRHIWMANNEAVISPPWSIHSGSGTSNYTFIWGMAGENLDYGDMDVCNNNELR from the coding sequence ATGAAAAATTACGACATGAGATACGCTTCAAGTCCTGAAGCAGTTAAAAAGTACGACACACAACAATTACGCGACGAATTTTTAATTCAAAATTTATTTAGCCAAGATGATATCAAGTGGGTGTATACGCACTATGATAGGTTTATGATTACGGGAGTAGAGCCTGTTGAAAAAGCAGTGACGTTAGAAACGATTGATCCTTTGAAGGCTTCATTCTTTCTAGAGCGTAGAGAAATGGGGATTATAAATATAGGTGGTGCTGGTACCGTTACCGTTGATGGCACCGTTTATGAAATCGATAACAAAGAGGCTCTTTATTTAGGCCAAGGAAATAAAAGCGTCATATTTAAAAGTAATTCTGCTGATGCACCTGCTAAGTTTTATATCAATTCAACACCCGCACATAAAGCCTATCCAAACAAAAAAATTGGAAAAGACGATGTTGAGGTTATCGAGTTAGGTGCTCCAGATACTGCTAATGCGCGTACCCTTAGAAAATATATTGTTAATAGCGTTGTTGATGTTTGTCAGCTGCAAATGGGAATGACCTCATTAAAAACGGGAAGTGTTTGGAATACCATGCCTTCGCATGTACATGACAGACGTATGGAGGTTTATTTTTATTTCGAAGTTCCAGAAGATCAGGCCGTATGCCATTTTATGGGGCAACCACAAGAAACAAGACATATTTGGATGGCTAATAACGAAGCTGTTATTTCTCCGCCATGGTCCATTCACTCTGGTTCTGGAACAAGTAACTACACCTTTATCTGGGGTATGGCTGGTGAAAATCTAGATTATGGAGATATGGATGTATGTAACAACAATGAATTAAGATAA
- a CDS encoding sialate O-acetylesterase, producing the protein MRMYLLMLSCIFSIVVNAQVELPLLFSNDMVLQRDKPIPVWGWASANEQIEVVFHNQIHKTNANHHGRWKLDLNPEAAGGPFTLIIKGKNIIEISNVLVGEVWLCSGQSNMEFTVRQAKNFEEEVKDSNYPMIRQFYVENDMASQPKSKLKGGRWTVCNAENVAEFTAVGYYFAKEVYSKIKVPIGLIHASWGGTCVETWASKEALKSNKEFKAVIDKLPETDIHEIARIQKEKRRAAIEKLQGHPVSSKEESEYIKAVFNDKNWPEMQAPMLWENQQLGNIDGIVWMRKTFQLSKEDIDKDAVLYLAKVDDVDVTYVNGVEVGTTSQYDAQRVYKVPSGVLKEGNNVIAVKVIDYTGGGGIWGAPSELKLTTESRVVPLSDTWKFQVVELKSDVSPNDFPSLLYNAMINPLVPFAIQGVLWYQGEANVGRAVQYKDVFPLMIKDWRKQWKQGDFPFYFVQLSSFDEFGGNSMRGSRWAELREAQAATLEVKNTGMCVTTDIGNATDIHPKNKQDVGKRLAAVALNKTYGIAQVYSGPIFKGMEIKSPKVILNFNHIGSDLMVMPNDNALQGFEIAGTDEVFYPAKAQVVNNTVVVQSDKVLTPVAVRYGWADDAGLCNFYNKEGFPAMPFRTDSWNTITKKVKYLSSN; encoded by the coding sequence ATGAGAATGTACCTTTTAATGCTGAGCTGTATTTTTAGCATCGTCGTAAATGCACAAGTAGAATTGCCTTTATTGTTTTCAAACGATATGGTGTTGCAACGCGATAAACCGATTCCTGTTTGGGGATGGGCCAGTGCAAATGAGCAGATTGAGGTGGTTTTTCATAATCAAATTCATAAAACTAACGCCAATCATCACGGGCGTTGGAAGCTTGATCTCAATCCAGAAGCAGCAGGAGGCCCTTTTACTTTAATTATAAAAGGTAAAAATATAATAGAGATTTCTAACGTCTTGGTTGGAGAGGTCTGGTTGTGTAGCGGACAATCGAATATGGAATTTACAGTGCGTCAGGCGAAGAATTTTGAAGAAGAGGTAAAAGATTCAAATTACCCCATGATTCGACAGTTTTATGTTGAAAATGATATGGCATCTCAGCCAAAATCAAAATTAAAGGGAGGGAGGTGGACGGTGTGTAATGCCGAGAATGTCGCGGAGTTTACAGCCGTTGGCTATTATTTTGCAAAAGAAGTTTATTCAAAAATAAAGGTGCCCATTGGTTTAATTCATGCGTCTTGGGGTGGTACTTGTGTGGAAACGTGGGCCAGCAAGGAAGCTTTAAAATCTAATAAGGAATTCAAAGCCGTAATAGACAAACTTCCTGAGACTGATATTCATGAAATTGCTAGAATTCAAAAAGAGAAAAGAAGAGCGGCGATTGAAAAATTACAAGGTCATCCTGTAAGTTCAAAGGAAGAATCTGAATATATAAAAGCAGTATTCAACGATAAAAATTGGCCAGAAATGCAGGCTCCTATGCTTTGGGAAAATCAGCAATTAGGCAATATAGACGGCATCGTTTGGATGCGCAAAACCTTTCAACTTTCAAAAGAAGATATAGATAAGGATGCGGTGCTATATTTGGCTAAAGTAGATGATGTGGATGTGACTTATGTTAATGGTGTTGAGGTTGGAACGACTTCACAATACGACGCCCAAAGAGTGTATAAGGTGCCTTCAGGTGTGTTGAAAGAAGGAAATAATGTGATCGCTGTTAAAGTTATCGATTATACAGGCGGCGGCGGTATTTGGGGGGCGCCTTCAGAATTAAAATTAACAACAGAAAGCCGTGTTGTTCCGCTTTCTGATACGTGGAAATTTCAAGTCGTAGAGCTTAAAAGCGACGTTTCTCCCAACGATTTTCCATCTTTGTTGTACAATGCTATGATTAATCCGTTGGTCCCTTTTGCTATACAGGGTGTTTTATGGTATCAAGGGGAAGCAAATGTGGGGCGTGCTGTACAGTATAAAGATGTTTTCCCTTTAATGATTAAAGATTGGAGGAAACAATGGAAACAAGGCGATTTCCCTTTTTATTTTGTGCAACTTTCGTCCTTTGATGAGTTTGGAGGTAATAGTATGAGAGGGAGTCGGTGGGCCGAATTAAGAGAAGCCCAAGCGGCAACCTTAGAGGTGAAAAATACAGGAATGTGCGTGACTACAGATATTGGAAATGCCACAGATATTCATCCAAAAAACAAACAAGATGTGGGTAAGAGATTGGCAGCTGTTGCGTTAAATAAAACCTATGGAATTGCACAGGTTTATAGTGGTCCAATTTTTAAAGGTATGGAGATTAAATCTCCAAAAGTCATATTAAATTTTAATCATATAGGTTCAGACTTGATGGTGATGCCTAATGATAATGCCTTACAGGGGTTTGAAATTGCAGGAACAGATGAAGTTTTTTACCCGGCTAAAGCTCAAGTGGTTAATAATACGGTTGTGGTGCAAAGTGATAAAGTATTAACTCCAGTTGCTGTGCGATATGGTTGGGCTGATGATGCTGGGCTTTGTAATTTTTATAATAAAGAAGGTTTTCCTGCAATGCCGTTTAGAACAGACTCTTGGAACACGATTACAAAAAAAGTAAAGTATTTGTCTTCAAATTAA
- a CDS encoding gluconate 5-dehydrogenase, whose amino-acid sequence MSVKLFDLTGKVALVTGGVHGLGMAMAKGLGAAGATLVINNSTPSTLTYAIEDYKKCGLKAYGYSFDVTNESQVIQSIKQIEEEVGPIDILVNNAGIIKRTPIIDMEVLDFEQVLKVDLVGPFIMAKHVAKGMIGRGGGKIINICSMMSELGRTSVSAYAAAKGGLKMLTRSMATEWARHNIQTNGIGPGYFATSQTAPIREDGHPFNEFIINRTPAARWGDPEDLQGAAIFLSSKASDFVNGHVVYVDGGILATIGKPSNED is encoded by the coding sequence ATGTCTGTAAAATTATTTGATCTCACCGGAAAAGTAGCCTTAGTAACAGGAGGAGTTCATGGTTTAGGTATGGCAATGGCTAAAGGTTTAGGGGCAGCAGGTGCAACATTAGTGATAAATAATAGCACGCCTTCAACCTTAACTTATGCCATAGAAGACTATAAAAAATGTGGTTTAAAAGCTTATGGTTATTCCTTCGATGTGACCAACGAAAGTCAAGTTATTCAATCGATTAAACAAATTGAAGAAGAGGTAGGCCCCATAGATATTTTAGTTAATAATGCCGGGATTATAAAAAGAACCCCAATTATAGATATGGAGGTTCTAGATTTCGAACAGGTACTCAAAGTAGATTTAGTAGGCCCTTTTATTATGGCTAAGCATGTTGCTAAAGGTATGATTGGTAGAGGTGGCGGGAAAATTATAAATATTTGCTCCATGATGAGTGAATTGGGAAGAACTTCTGTAAGTGCATATGCAGCTGCTAAAGGAGGTTTAAAAATGCTAACAAGAAGCATGGCTACGGAATGGGCTAGGCATAACATTCAAACCAATGGAATTGGTCCGGGCTATTTTGCGACGTCTCAAACAGCTCCAATTCGTGAAGATGGTCATCCTTTTAACGAATTCATTATTAACAGAACGCCAGCAGCACGATGGGGTGATCCTGAAGATTTACAAGGCGCAGCAATTTTTTTAAGTTCTAAAGCGAGTGATTTCGTTAACGGACATGTGGTGTATGTTGATGGCGGGATATTAGCAACTATAGGGAAACCTTCCAACGAAGATTAA
- a CDS encoding UxaA family hydrolase, with product MQKKIIKVNKPDNVAVALVNLKAGEVVSFEGEDIKVLSDTKSKHKIALQKFESGDRIIMYSVLVGTANGIIEKGDVLTVDNVKHQSEKVFGKTESFSWTAPNVDKWKDKTFMGYHRPDGQVGTENVWLFFPLVFCENRNIEILKDIFERELLKQKVNPHQMLLRSLVSGHEETAETPTSTDVFKNIDVKFITHPGGCGGIRQDSEILAKLLAGYVNNPNVAGATVLSLGCQNLQISVFKEALNAINPNMEKPVLIYEQQQMGTVDEMLTAIVKDSFEAIKEANKQERQPAPISKLKVGLECGGSDGFSGISANPTLGAVSDLLVALNGTAVLAEFPELCGVEQELVNRCVDEEDGKKFLQLMKDFEKSVVDAGSGFDMNPSPGNIKDGLITDAMKSAGAAKKGGTSPVVSVLDYGEYIKEPGLNLLCTPGNDVESTTGLVGSGCNVVLFTTGLGTPTGNPIAPIIKVSSNTELKEKMPDIIDIETGAVIRAEKSIDEMAEEMLDFIIEVASGRVQTKAKLLNQNDFIPWKRGVSL from the coding sequence ATGCAAAAGAAAATAATAAAAGTAAACAAACCGGATAATGTTGCTGTAGCTTTAGTGAATTTAAAAGCTGGAGAGGTTGTTTCTTTTGAGGGAGAGGATATTAAAGTGCTTTCAGATACGAAGTCGAAACATAAGATTGCTTTACAGAAATTTGAATCTGGAGACAGAATCATCATGTATAGTGTTCTTGTAGGGACCGCAAATGGAATCATAGAAAAAGGTGATGTTTTAACGGTTGATAATGTAAAACATCAAAGTGAGAAAGTTTTTGGAAAAACAGAATCCTTTAGTTGGACAGCTCCAAATGTAGATAAATGGAAAGATAAAACCTTTATGGGGTATCACCGTCCCGATGGCCAAGTAGGTACCGAAAATGTATGGTTGTTTTTTCCTTTAGTGTTTTGTGAAAACAGAAACATTGAAATTTTAAAAGATATTTTCGAACGCGAGCTTTTAAAACAAAAGGTGAATCCGCATCAAATGTTGTTACGTTCACTGGTTAGTGGACACGAAGAAACTGCTGAAACACCAACATCAACCGATGTATTTAAAAATATAGACGTAAAATTTATCACGCATCCAGGTGGTTGCGGCGGTATTCGTCAAGATTCCGAAATTTTAGCAAAACTATTAGCAGGTTATGTAAATAACCCCAATGTCGCAGGGGCTACGGTTTTAAGTTTAGGCTGCCAGAACCTTCAAATTAGTGTGTTTAAAGAAGCTTTAAATGCGATAAATCCTAATATGGAAAAGCCTGTTTTAATTTATGAGCAGCAGCAAATGGGGACTGTCGATGAGATGTTAACAGCAATCGTTAAGGATTCTTTTGAGGCCATCAAAGAAGCTAATAAGCAAGAACGCCAACCAGCACCAATATCTAAATTAAAAGTAGGTTTAGAGTGTGGTGGTTCCGATGGGTTTTCAGGAATTTCTGCAAACCCAACTTTAGGTGCTGTTTCCGATTTATTAGTCGCGCTTAATGGTACTGCTGTTTTAGCTGAATTTCCTGAGTTATGCGGTGTAGAACAAGAACTGGTAAACCGTTGTGTAGACGAGGAAGATGGTAAGAAGTTTTTACAATTAATGAAAGATTTCGAAAAATCGGTGGTCGATGCAGGCTCTGGATTTGATATGAATCCGTCTCCAGGAAACATTAAGGATGGTTTAATTACCGATGCGATGAAATCTGCTGGAGCTGCTAAAAAAGGTGGTACATCACCTGTAGTAAGTGTTTTAGATTATGGTGAGTATATTAAGGAGCCTGGTTTAAATTTATTATGTACACCAGGAAACGATGTAGAAAGTACGACTGGTTTGGTAGGATCTGGATGTAATGTCGTGTTGTTTACTACGGGATTAGGAACGCCAACAGGAAACCCTATTGCACCAATTATAAAAGTCTCGTCTAATACCGAACTTAAAGAAAAAATGCCTGATATTATCGATATTGAAACTGGTGCTGTTATACGTGCTGAGAAATCTATTGATGAAATGGCTGAAGAGATGTTAGATTTTATCATTGAAGTGGCTAGTGGTAGAGTACAAACCAAAGCTAAGCTGTTAAATCAAAATGATTTCATTCCTTGGAAACGCGGAGTGTCCTTATAG
- a CDS encoding LacI family DNA-binding transcriptional regulator, protein MKKKTTIYDIAKKLDITAATVSRALNDNPKISVATRKLVLETAREMNYEQNRLAKALKSGKSYNVGVVVPRINTNFFGSVIRGIEETLYPEGYHIIICQSHDDERIETSNINSLLNLQVDGILMSIPNIQRDNDDLYNSVLKENIPLIFFDRRKDINGVSSVTIDDFKGAYEATQHLIDQGYKRIAHISNDRRLQIFNNRYLGYKQAVIDNGLEFNENLVIEAFSKVEEGRRVAKTFLEMDNPPDGIFSASDFSALGAIKEIKDHGLRVPEDMGVIGFSNEPFTELMELSITSVDQSPIEMGKLAAEVFLEEVNNSKNIRSQKKVVLDPQLIIRQSSLREAIPIKNDQAI, encoded by the coding sequence ATGAAGAAAAAAACTACAATTTATGACATTGCCAAGAAATTAGACATTACAGCAGCTACTGTTTCTCGTGCATTAAATGACAACCCTAAAATTAGTGTGGCTACTAGAAAGCTCGTATTAGAGACTGCTCGCGAGATGAATTATGAGCAAAACAGACTTGCTAAGGCCTTAAAGAGTGGAAAAAGTTATAACGTCGGGGTCGTGGTACCACGAATTAACACAAACTTTTTTGGTTCTGTTATTAGAGGTATCGAAGAAACGCTTTACCCTGAAGGTTATCACATTATTATTTGTCAGAGCCATGATGATGAGCGTATAGAAACCAGTAACATCAACTCATTATTAAATCTGCAAGTAGATGGTATTCTCATGTCTATTCCAAACATTCAACGAGATAACGACGACCTATATAACAGTGTATTAAAGGAAAATATTCCTTTGATATTTTTTGATAGAAGAAAAGATATTAATGGTGTAAGCTCTGTAACAATAGATGATTTTAAGGGGGCTTACGAAGCTACCCAACATTTAATTGATCAAGGTTACAAGCGCATTGCCCATATTTCTAACGACAGACGCCTACAAATATTTAACAACAGGTATTTGGGCTACAAACAAGCTGTCATAGATAATGGATTAGAATTTAACGAAAACTTAGTTATTGAAGCATTTAGTAAAGTTGAAGAAGGCCGAAGAGTGGCTAAAACGTTTTTAGAAATGGATAATCCTCCTGATGGCATATTTTCTGCTAGTGATTTCTCTGCCCTGGGAGCTATTAAGGAAATTAAAGATCATGGTTTACGCGTACCTGAAGATATGGGCGTCATCGGTTTTAGTAACGAACCCTTTACAGAGCTCATGGAGCTATCTATTACGTCTGTAGACCAGTCTCCAATTGAAATGGGAAAATTAGCTGCCGAAGTATTTTTAGAGGAAGTTAATAACTCTAAAAATATTCGTTCTCAAAAGAAAGTGGTTCTCGATCCACAATTAATCATCAGACAGTCCTCTTTAAGAGAAGCCATTCCGATTAAAAACGACCAAGCGATATAA